A window of the Desulfobacula toluolica Tol2 genome harbors these coding sequences:
- a CDS encoding translocation/assembly module TamB domain-containing protein: MFGFILIFGGLFYLETDSGQAKIMHMINAEIRGEMSWKRVHLSPFSGIVEIVGFELKGPDKKQLVRCERLAINIEWLRLFKEEICLSSILLESPGVNIQTDHNGSLTIVTAVQPLHAKPEKPEKSPGLFPFNIKVDTFVLTDGQGLFCINDEKMSGSVSGFKLLIKNFDLKAKKAVLNAGADGGSFPGVADSVDLKEFNTHAVFNDGSLDILSFDLVAGGIKMGGQGSIKDLFHTPVSDFFFDVQAELEDVSKLFQYEPGCSGEIVSHINLTGRGVDPEKLTANIVLDLNLKQFSINGLDSPIDAEFKAGVGIENQKLLVRSFNAVTKGIYLSGEGEFEPGSGNIAGKLDLMLSDLGLTPGLIQMKGTGSVNLSGQVTGAYTSPEVKLELTSDNLGFGDIFLGNLDVTASMDSHGRVFIDQLSLENQGSKIGANGWIDLLKSDLKDFSLVDKPRFLVSLAGESMFLGDFMDGTEGRLSVNGSVNGTLDALSGNINMEGEKLDLNGRKIDGFVLKTVLEGQEINIKDLDIRVTPTAVFKSQGRAVFADNRLELGLFAQDFPLTRLKGEYDFDDHTFSASIDMAELFDLSPYLHAAGQPEFSGSVRECFIRSSGSLDDLQGVQVTADLTNLTVGFKENQIAHIPGVNLVLENGRFTLPETRITFLEQGEVKIEGAGSLKSDIDLELKGMLPFQVIRPFFEEISNVSGNIILSASLKGTVAEPVFNADVKLERLGLSLSGMEQKLQNIDGVISITPDLIETNRISGKLDEGTFDIAGNVGLSNLKPDTYNLKFNSHNLSLDFPDLMDITMNTSLSLAGNTDKSDLKGEIVLLEGRYYKNIELDLVDAVKKTRTVKPVPEKQAVAFLDNIGLDIDISQREPFLVDNNLALLSMYSDLTVSGTAAHPLVGGQVRVESGILKFKEKEFEVKKGVVDFINPYKTEPVIDIQGEMEIRHWTVFLTVSGTPDNLDFKFSSIPEEQHADIISLLAFGKTTRELRQGESDSSFSPEDILAGFVAQTLQQNIKEASGMDYLEIKPDDVEGSRGINIVVGKELSRRMMLKYGMDVRDGETVQRVIMDYKFLENLLMSGFQDNGGDFGAELKYRIEFR; this comes from the coding sequence ATGTTCGGTTTTATTTTGATTTTTGGCGGGCTCTTTTACCTGGAAACAGATTCAGGACAGGCAAAGATTATGCATATGATCAATGCAGAGATCAGGGGAGAAATGTCCTGGAAACGAGTACATTTGTCTCCTTTTTCCGGGATTGTCGAGATTGTGGGCTTTGAGCTGAAAGGGCCGGATAAAAAACAATTGGTTCGGTGTGAACGGCTGGCCATTAATATTGAATGGTTAAGACTTTTTAAAGAAGAGATTTGCTTGTCTTCGATTCTGCTTGAATCTCCAGGTGTGAATATTCAGACAGATCATAACGGTTCACTCACAATTGTTACTGCTGTTCAACCTTTGCATGCAAAACCGGAAAAACCTGAAAAATCACCTGGTTTGTTTCCTTTTAATATTAAAGTTGATACCTTTGTTTTAACTGATGGCCAAGGTCTGTTCTGCATTAATGATGAAAAAATGTCCGGTTCAGTTTCAGGTTTCAAACTTTTGATAAAAAACTTTGATTTAAAAGCGAAAAAAGCTGTTTTAAACGCCGGAGCAGACGGCGGATCATTTCCGGGTGTGGCAGACTCTGTTGATCTGAAAGAGTTTAACACCCATGCGGTTTTTAATGACGGCTCTCTGGATATTTTATCCTTTGACCTGGTTGCCGGTGGCATCAAGATGGGGGGGCAAGGATCAATCAAGGATTTGTTTCACACCCCTGTGTCGGACTTTTTTTTTGATGTGCAAGCTGAGCTTGAAGACGTATCAAAACTTTTCCAGTATGAACCCGGATGCTCCGGCGAGATAGTTTCCCATATAAACTTGACGGGCAGGGGAGTTGATCCTGAAAAACTAACTGCAAATATTGTTCTTGACTTGAACCTGAAACAATTCAGCATAAACGGACTTGATTCACCAATTGACGCTGAATTTAAGGCCGGGGTGGGAATTGAAAATCAAAAGCTGCTTGTCCGTTCTTTTAATGCGGTTACAAAAGGAATATATCTTTCCGGGGAAGGTGAGTTTGAACCAGGGTCGGGAAATATCGCTGGAAAATTGGATCTTATGCTGTCTGATCTTGGTTTAACACCGGGATTGATTCAGATGAAAGGGACCGGGAGTGTCAATCTTTCAGGTCAAGTGACAGGAGCTTACACTTCCCCTGAAGTTAAACTGGAACTGACATCAGACAATCTGGGGTTTGGCGATATTTTTTTGGGAAATTTAGACGTGACTGCTTCCATGGATAGTCATGGACGGGTTTTTATTGATCAATTGTCTTTGGAAAATCAGGGCTCCAAAATAGGTGCAAACGGCTGGATTGACCTGTTGAAGAGTGATTTAAAAGATTTTTCCCTGGTGGACAAGCCCCGATTTTTGGTTTCTCTTGCAGGAGAATCCATGTTTCTGGGTGATTTTATGGACGGAACAGAAGGGCGGCTGTCGGTGAACGGGAGTGTCAACGGCACTCTTGACGCGCTGTCTGGAAACATAAACATGGAGGGCGAAAAACTTGACTTGAACGGTCGGAAAATTGACGGTTTTGTTCTGAAAACAGTTCTGGAAGGACAAGAAATCAATATCAAAGATCTGGATATCCGGGTGACGCCAACAGCCGTATTCAAGAGTCAGGGCAGGGCGGTTTTCGCAGACAACCGGCTTGAGCTTGGGTTGTTTGCACAAGACTTTCCTTTGACACGGCTTAAAGGTGAATATGATTTTGATGATCATACGTTTTCAGCATCTATTGATATGGCGGAACTTTTTGACCTGTCTCCTTATTTGCATGCAGCAGGGCAACCGGAATTTTCAGGCTCGGTAAGGGAGTGTTTCATTCGGTCAAGTGGCAGTCTTGATGATCTTCAGGGAGTTCAGGTCACAGCAGATCTTACAAATTTAACCGTGGGTTTCAAAGAAAATCAAATTGCTCATATCCCCGGTGTGAACCTGGTACTTGAAAACGGCAGGTTCACTCTTCCTGAAACAAGGATCACCTTTTTGGAACAAGGGGAAGTCAAAATAGAGGGAGCAGGTTCCCTTAAATCGGATATTGATCTTGAACTCAAGGGGATGTTGCCTTTTCAAGTGATCCGTCCTTTTTTTGAAGAAATAAGCAATGTGTCGGGAAATATTATATTGTCTGCTTCACTCAAGGGAACAGTTGCCGAACCCGTCTTTAATGCCGATGTGAAACTGGAGAGGCTGGGCTTGTCATTATCCGGTATGGAACAAAAATTACAGAACATTGACGGTGTTATCAGCATCACGCCGGATTTGATTGAAACAAACAGGATCAGCGGAAAACTGGATGAAGGGACATTTGATATTGCAGGAAATGTTGGTTTGAGCAATTTAAAGCCTGACACATACAATCTGAAATTTAACAGCCACAATTTGTCCCTGGATTTTCCGGATCTGATGGACATTACCATGAACACCAGCCTTTCTTTGGCCGGAAATACGGACAAGTCAGATCTTAAAGGAGAAATTGTGCTGCTTGAGGGCCGGTATTATAAAAATATTGAGCTTGATCTTGTGGACGCTGTTAAAAAGACAAGAACGGTGAAACCTGTCCCGGAAAAACAAGCTGTCGCTTTTTTGGACAACATTGGCCTGGACATTGATATATCCCAGCGCGAACCGTTTTTGGTTGATAATAATCTGGCACTGTTGAGCATGTATTCCGATTTGACAGTTTCAGGCACAGCAGCCCATCCTCTTGTCGGCGGTCAGGTACGGGTTGAGTCTGGTATTCTTAAATTTAAAGAAAAAGAATTTGAAGTTAAAAAAGGGGTTGTTGATTTTATCAATCCTTACAAAACAGAGCCTGTCATTGATATCCAGGGGGAGATGGAGATACGTCACTGGACTGTCTTTTTGACGGTTTCAGGCACGCCGGACAATCTTGATTTTAAGTTCAGCTCAATTCCTGAAGAACAGCATGCAGACATCATTTCCCTGCTGGCTTTCGGCAAAACAACCCGTGAATTGCGGCAGGGCGAAAGCGACTCCAGCTTTTCACCCGAAGATATTCTGGCAGGATTTGTTGCACAGACACTTCAGCAAAATATCAAGGAAGCTTCGGGAATGGATTATCTGGAAATCAAGCCGGATGATGTTGAAGGAAGCCGTGGCATCAATATTGTTGTGGGCAAGGAACTTTCCCGCCGCATGATGCTTAAATACGGAATGGATGTCCGAGACGGTGAAACCGTTCAGCGGGTAATCATGGACTATAAATTTCTGGAAAATCTTTTGATGAGCGGATTTCAGGATAATGGAGGTGATTTTGGGGCTGAACTCAAATATCGCATTGAATTTAGATAG
- a CDS encoding mechanosensitive ion channel domain-containing protein, protein MSIKKTNRVLLFMILAVCLSALSWAEPVIQAPSEDKDSLIQFEQAVEAAKKNLGDLEKELAEEQRLIKEESSQHQIYRTQINSMRNFLLVPEIGIAVIEKGVEQLDISISLIKLKIQRLVEKEAKAKQDLSAVKEKTNLMDQRIAEFGSFTDKDIIREPGIKALKSYRTILQKQEKLIVDIADLRILEMKNSSELLKSFEEIRIILKKEIKDKKGMLLFQRNEIEVKTFLSKNFIKEIVNSVAKAGQLFSRERVSLKLSQLKEHITIGGVMMICGFLVFCFFVFKGLIFLRQKDGYKNIISKRTGYPLLVLENSLFLVLWILLAVILSKTQVYLVFPDCIKFIKTFLTVILITRLASDSIRLIVKEKAHLLFNALYGWRNAFVWGIRLYCFIYLFVYRFLSPDPVILSSIRIFSEAMMVAGVFLFWNAYKKMEGRTNGMGLKLLVGWSRIIALAGLFADISGYGYFASWWYKSWGISIMIICICTLLVYSMKDIDRKFKDKFEPVSRSSYGISYPFYWIFSNGLYFLIIVVALAGLMFSWSVSNVFFVRLWALFYQKYTIGKIELSMAGFAFAFVVILLTYLLTLSWKKIMTAYVLKDSGLSTGATESVITISVYVIWSIGILVSLSVFGLNTTSLAVVFGALSIGLGFGLQNIFNNFISGLILLFERPIQVGDVVEVGGIWGEVQKINVRSTLVQTYTNSSLIIPNSEFISALVTNWSHKDPYIRRDLMVGVAYGSDTNLVKKLLLQAAGSVSEVYNYPHPPKVQFINFGDSSLDFRLRFWSDIDKFIDAESNLRFEIDGLFKEHHVVIPFPQRDLHILSGLPSGNKEIIEDN, encoded by the coding sequence GTGTCAATCAAAAAAACAAATCGTGTTCTGTTATTTATGATCCTGGCTGTATGCCTTTCGGCATTATCGTGGGCCGAACCAGTCATTCAGGCACCTTCCGAAGATAAAGATTCTCTGATCCAGTTTGAACAGGCGGTTGAAGCCGCAAAAAAAAATCTGGGTGACCTGGAAAAGGAGCTGGCTGAAGAACAACGTCTTATAAAGGAAGAATCAAGCCAGCATCAAATTTACAGGACTCAGATCAATTCTATGAGAAATTTTTTGCTGGTTCCCGAGATCGGTATTGCCGTCATTGAAAAAGGAGTTGAACAGCTGGATATATCCATCTCCTTGATTAAACTCAAAATTCAACGGCTGGTGGAAAAAGAGGCAAAAGCCAAACAGGATCTTTCCGCAGTAAAAGAAAAAACAAATCTAATGGACCAGAGAATTGCAGAGTTCGGTTCTTTTACGGACAAAGACATTATCCGGGAACCTGGAATAAAAGCGCTCAAATCCTACAGGACTATTCTGCAAAAACAAGAAAAACTGATTGTAGATATTGCTGACCTGCGGATTCTTGAAATGAAGAACAGCAGCGAATTGCTCAAATCTTTTGAAGAGATCCGGATAATATTGAAAAAGGAGATCAAAGATAAAAAAGGAATGCTTTTGTTTCAAAGAAATGAAATCGAAGTAAAAACTTTTTTGTCCAAAAATTTTATAAAAGAAATTGTCAATTCAGTTGCAAAAGCCGGTCAATTGTTTTCCAGGGAACGGGTGTCACTGAAATTATCCCAATTAAAGGAACATATCACCATTGGTGGAGTGATGATGATTTGCGGTTTTCTGGTGTTTTGTTTCTTTGTCTTTAAGGGACTTATCTTCTTGAGGCAAAAAGACGGATATAAGAATATTATCAGCAAACGGACGGGGTATCCCCTGCTTGTTCTTGAAAATTCCCTGTTTCTTGTTTTATGGATACTGTTGGCGGTTATATTGTCAAAAACCCAGGTGTATTTGGTTTTTCCCGATTGTATTAAATTTATCAAAACATTTTTAACTGTTATCCTGATAACCCGTCTTGCATCTGATTCCATCCGCCTGATTGTTAAAGAAAAGGCACACTTGCTTTTTAACGCCCTGTATGGATGGCGAAATGCTTTTGTCTGGGGCATCAGATTATATTGTTTTATTTATCTGTTTGTTTATAGATTTTTATCTCCTGATCCCGTTATTTTGTCATCCATCCGGATTTTTTCCGAAGCAATGATGGTTGCCGGAGTATTTTTATTCTGGAATGCATATAAAAAAATGGAGGGCCGGACCAATGGCATGGGGCTCAAGCTGTTGGTAGGATGGTCAAGGATAATTGCACTTGCAGGTCTTTTTGCCGATATTTCAGGATACGGGTATTTTGCATCCTGGTGGTATAAATCCTGGGGTATTTCTATTATGATTATCTGCATCTGTACCCTGCTTGTATATTCCATGAAAGATATTGATCGCAAATTCAAGGATAAATTTGAACCGGTATCCAGAAGTTCTTACGGTATCTCATATCCTTTTTATTGGATTTTTTCCAACGGGCTCTATTTTCTTATCATTGTGGTTGCCCTGGCCGGGCTGATGTTCTCCTGGAGTGTCAGCAATGTTTTTTTTGTGCGGCTTTGGGCTTTGTTTTACCAAAAGTATACCATTGGGAAGATAGAATTGAGCATGGCCGGTTTTGCCTTTGCCTTTGTGGTCATTCTTTTGACCTACCTTTTGACTCTTTCCTGGAAAAAAATAATGACCGCTTATGTGTTAAAAGACAGCGGTTTGTCAACAGGGGCAACAGAGTCTGTGATTACCATTTCAGTGTATGTGATCTGGTCCATAGGCATTCTTGTCAGTTTAAGTGTTTTCGGGCTGAACACCACATCCCTGGCTGTTGTGTTCGGTGCTTTGAGTATCGGGCTTGGATTCGGCCTGCAGAATATTTTCAATAATTTTATCAGCGGCCTGATACTGCTGTTTGAACGCCCCATACAGGTTGGCGATGTGGTTGAGGTGGGCGGTATATGGGGGGAGGTACAAAAAATTAATGTCAGATCAACCCTGGTTCAGACATATACAAATTCTTCACTTATTATTCCTAATTCCGAATTCATAAGTGCCCTTGTTACCAATTGGAGCCATAAAGACCCTTATATAAGACGGGATCTGATGGTAGGAGTGGCATACGGATCGGATACCAACCTGGTGAAAAAATTATTGCTGCAGGCTGCCGGATCGGTTTCAGAGGTCTATAATTATCCGCATCCACCCAAGGTTCAATTCATCAATTTCGGAGACAGTTCCCTTGATTTTCGATTACGATTCTGGTCGGATATAGATAAATTTATTGATGCTGAAAGCAACCTGAGATTTGAAATCGACGGGCTTTTCAAAGAGCATCATGTGGTGATACCTTTTCCCCAGAGAGATCTTCATATTTTAAGCGGCCTGCCGTCCGGCAACAAAGAGATCATTGAAGATAACTGA
- a CDS encoding alpha-L-glutamate ligase-like protein, whose amino-acid sequence MLKYFKRLLQQGILGINNRNANYTLKYNIRSKYPIVDNKLKTKQLAIEAGIPVPDLYSVIEIERQIQDIHDIVSCYPDFVIKPACGSGGDGVLVIAGHTRNMYKKASGVLMREDELKYHISYILSGLYSLGGQSDNAIIEYRVESDPVFEPISFFGVPDIRIIVLFGVPVMSMIRLPTRMSDGKANLHQGAIGAGIDIATGITLSAVCKNEIIIEHPDTGNSVTGIEIPYWKKLLTIASQCYDLTGLAYQGVDIVLDKEKGPMILELNARPGLNIQIANQSGLLPRLKAVEQHYRELNSVEDKIHFAVDHFGQ is encoded by the coding sequence ATGCTTAAATATTTTAAACGACTTTTACAGCAGGGAATTTTGGGTATCAACAACCGGAATGCAAACTATACGTTAAAATACAATATCAGGAGTAAATACCCGATTGTAGATAATAAACTGAAAACCAAACAGCTTGCCATTGAAGCAGGCATTCCGGTTCCTGATCTTTATTCCGTAATAGAAATCGAGCGGCAGATTCAAGATATCCATGATATTGTAAGTTGTTACCCGGACTTTGTAATCAAACCTGCTTGTGGAAGCGGCGGAGATGGCGTTTTGGTCATAGCCGGACATACCAGGAATATGTACAAAAAGGCAAGCGGCGTTTTAATGCGGGAGGATGAACTCAAATATCATATTTCCTATATATTAAGCGGGTTATACAGTCTTGGAGGGCAATCCGATAATGCCATTATCGAGTATCGTGTAGAATCGGATCCGGTGTTTGAACCCATCAGTTTTTTCGGGGTTCCCGACATCCGTATCATCGTGCTTTTCGGTGTTCCTGTGATGTCGATGATACGCTTGCCAACCCGGATGTCGGATGGAAAAGCCAATCTTCACCAGGGGGCAATTGGTGCCGGAATCGACATCGCAACCGGCATTACGCTTTCGGCCGTATGTAAAAATGAAATAATCATCGAACATCCTGACACGGGGAACTCCGTAACCGGAATTGAAATTCCTTATTGGAAAAAATTATTAACCATTGCGTCTCAGTGTTATGACCTTACCGGACTGGCTTATCAGGGTGTGGATATTGTATTGGACAAAGAAAAAGGTCCCATGATTCTGGAACTCAACGCACGCCCCGGTCTTAATATCCAAATCGCTAATCAATCCGGATTGCTGCCTCGGTTAAAGGCGGTCGAACAACACTATCGCGAATTAAACTCGGTTGAAGATAAAATTCATTTTGCTGTTGATCATTTTGGACAATAG